One Rosa chinensis cultivar Old Blush chromosome 3, RchiOBHm-V2, whole genome shotgun sequence DNA window includes the following coding sequences:
- the LOC112193713 gene encoding uncharacterized protein LOC112193713, with protein sequence MHHRSRLTTAVPPPSPIPTAKGSRSAASETFTHFLDNCLKIPELIALPPAHLSGTGPRHQIPAYVDFQSLSADSIARLLVSAKQLGAFRIIGHGISTDELRSVVQEAESIFGNADHQSRRFVEGVGDREEIAWVRDQKSKSDQRYENFCNNMDKVASKIEAIAEQMSEVFYKNAKAEFVRRSEEKDWVFRLYRYNDNTMEQNHRNSLNEIDCDRECDDHGFCIHLPLEHSQFSIQSERGPLSFDAGPETLVVTVGKQLEGFKCVSGEMIFVPNISRSQASFSLQLKVPFSSNLRKNSKTVSIVDQVFIAIFLCLLYKAVVFMYAYIITTT encoded by the exons ATGCACCACAGAAGCCGATTAACCACCGCGGTGCCACCCCCTTCTCCTATCCCAACAGCTAAAGGCTCCCGCTCCGCAGCCTCCGAAACCTTCACGCATTTCCTCGACAACTGCCTCAAGATCCCCGAGCTCATCGCATTGCCGCCTGCCCACCTCTCCGGCACCGGCCCACGTCACCAGATCCCCGCTTACGTCGACTTCCAATCCCTCTCCGCCGACTCCATCGCGCGCCTCCTCGTCTCGGCCAAGCAACTCGGAGCGTTTCGGATCATCGGTCATGGAATATCAACCGATGAGTTGAGGTCCGTGGTTCAAGAAGCCGAATCCATTTTTGGAAATGCCGATCATCAATCTAGACGTTTCGTTGAGGGCGTTGGTGATCGTGAGGAGATTGCTTGGGTTCGGGATCAAAAGAGCAAATCAGACCAACGATATGAGAATTTTTG TAACAATATGGATAAGGTTGCGAGTAAAATTGAAGCGATTGCAGAACAAATGAGTGAAGTTTTCTATAAAAATGCGAAAGCGGAATTTGTGAGAAGAAGCGAAGAGAAAGATTGGGTTTTTAGGCTATACAGATACAATGATAATACAATGGAGCAAAACCACAGGAATTCACTGAATGAGATCGACTGTGATCGTGAGTGTGATGATCATGGTTTTTGCATCCACCTTCCGCTAGAACATTCTCAGTTCTCCATTCAATCAGAGCGAGGTCCATTGTCTTTTGATGCAGGCCCTGAAACGCTTGTTGTTACAGTCGGAAAGCAGCTAGAG GGATTTAAATGTGTTTCAGGGGAAATGATCTTTGTGCCTAACATAAGCAGAAGCCAAGCCTCTTTCTCCTTGCAACTCAAAGTTCCATTTTCGTCTAATTTAAGAAAAAATTCCAAGACAGTTTCGATTGTTGATCAAGTTTTCATTGCAATCTTCCTCTGCTTATTATACAAAGCTGTGGTGTTCATGTACGCTTACATTATTACAACTACATAG
- the LOC112192720 gene encoding transcription repressor OFP1, producing MGKYKFRLTDMIPNAWFYKLKDMSKPRKNQSSNSHPKKKNQPPPPPFSSSATPTSPAKPKQVTHHHHCHQSRKSYYFTRELNNSTGENGPLCNTPINPKVFNTNLPHEPPRKSSRQKPRKSRIATSKSSSDSKPAMSTTSSVSAGCRASIESVWTKSDSPPEEQLWSSSSPDSSELEFHRHEPLEFRCDRVLATETFDGIISMSSSNEKDIIIDVDNSSERKEFDLFSELELPRIITKPESFTEMVSEVKKKKKETKEQSIKSRKSSHGSENNKEHRTSSVRRVSSSTSPGVKLRINSPRIANRKINQAQVGRRSLSSNSSSKRRSLSESFAIVKSSFDPQRDFRESMIEMIMENNIKASKDLEDLLACYLSLNADEYHELIIKVFKQIWFDLTDIQSK from the coding sequence ATGGGTAAGTACAAGTTTAGATTAACTGATATGATACCCAATGCCTGGTTTTACAAGCTCAAAGACATGAGCAAACCCAGAAAGAACCAGAGCAGCAATTCTCAtcccaagaagaaaaaccaaccACCACCGcccccattttcttcttcagcaACACCAACAAGCCCAGCAAAGCCAAAGCAGGTGACCCATCACCACCATTGTCATCAATCAAGAAAGTCGTACTACTTCACAAGGGAGCTGAATAACTCCACAGGTGAGAACGGACCACTCTGCAACACCCCCATAAACCCAAAAGTCTTTAACACCAATTTGCCTCATGAGCCACCAAGAAAATCCTCCAGACAAAAACCAAGGAAGAGTCGAATTGCAACTAGCAAATCCTCCTCTGATTCCAAGCCTGCCATGTCGACCACCTCCTCTGTTTCTGCCGGGTGTCGGGCCTCGATTGAATCCGTCTGGACCAAATCGGATTCTCCACCGGAGGAGCAGCTCTGGTCTTCTTCGTCTCCCGACAGCTCCGAGCTTGAGTTTCATCGCCATGAGCCTCTTGAATTCCGATGTGACCGTGTTCTTGCTACAGAAACATTTGATGGTATTATTTCTATGTCGAGTTCTAATGAGAAAGACATCATCATCGACGTGGATAACTCATCTGAGAGGAAGGAATTTGATTTGTTCTCCGAGCTTGAGCTTCCTCGGATTATAACCAAGCCCGAAAGCTTCACTGAAATGGTGAGCGaggtcaagaagaagaagaaagagaccAAGGAGCAGTCAATCAAGTCCAGAAAAAGCTCACATGGATCAGAGAACAATAAAGAGCATCGTACAAGTTCTGTTAGAAGAGTATCTTCGAGCACTTCACCGGGAGTTAAGCTTCGGATTAACTCTCCGAGAATTGCAAACCGGAAAATTAACCAGGCACAAGTGGGACGCCGGAGTCTGTCGTCGAATTCGAGCTCAAAGCGGAGGAGTCTCTCGGAGAGTTTTGCAATTGTGAAGTCGTCATTTGATCCTCAAAGGGATTTCAGGGAATCAATGATAGAGATGATCATGGAGAACAACATCAAGGCGTCAAAGGACTTGGAAGATCTTCTTGCATGTTATCTTTCTCTGAATGCAGATGAATACCATGAGCTCATCATCAAGGTCTTCAAGCAAATCTGGTTTGATCTCACTGACATCCAGTCAAAGTAA